The DNA window CTCTGTATCGATCTTAAGGAGTCCATCATACGCTGCAATAAAATTAATTTTTCCTTCCTTTACTTCACTAAAGCTTAATCCCTTTCCTGCCGTAAGCTTTGTAATCCGATCAGCCGCTTCATTTTCATGAATCATTCCTGGATTTTTCTCCCATACATATAAATGATCTTTTCCTAATGAAAGAAGCGCGGGTATATCTTCTTCTGTAATAATATGTCCTTTTTTAAAAGCTCTATCTTTGACCACATTTGGAATAATTTTTGTAATATCATGACATAAAACAGACCCAACTGCATCCTGTACCCTTATTTTTTTCATATGGCTCACCTCTACTTTACTTTTTGGCTGCACATTCACTGGTCTCTCCTAGTAAAATTTCCAATCCATGATGAACGCTTTCTAAGATATATGCTACAATTTCCTTAACAGCTTTAGGACTTCCTGGTAAATTAATGATTAGTGTTTCTCCTCTTATTCCAGATACTCCACGAGAAAGCATTGCCCTTGGTGTAATCTGAAGGCTATAATAACGAATAGCTTCAGCAATACCATTTGCTTCTCTTTCAATAACCTTTTTAGTAGCTTCAGGAGTCACATCTCTTTTACTAAAGCCAGTTCCCCCTGTTGTAAGAATCAAATTTACCTTCAATTCATCACTCATATGAATCATTTCATTTTCTAATAAATTTTGTTCATCTGGTAATATAATATATTTTTCTACCCTATATCCTTTTTCTTCAAGAATCTTTTTCATCAATGTACCACTTTCATCTATTCTCTCACCCTTATAGCCTTGATCACTTGCTGTAATAATTCCTACCTTATGCATAAAAACACTCCCAATTTTAAAAAGATACCTTCCTTACATCCTTCATATGCTCTAGAGAACCTTTATTTTTAAGCAGTAAAATTTCGCTCATAATGCCAAAAGCGATTTCGTTAGGATCTCCAGAAGAAATATTTAATCCAATAGGTGCATAGACTTTTTTAAGTTCCTCTTTAGAAATCCCCTCATTTATAAGACTTTTCATCACGTATTCTGTCTTTTTCTTACTTCCTATCATCCCAATATATTTCGCTTTTCTATTGACTACTTCTCTAAGGGCTTCTGTATCACAACTATGCCCTCTTGTTACAATAACAATATAAGTATTTTCATTGATAGGATACTTTGATAAGTTTTCAGCATATTTTCCAATAATTATCTCATCTGCTCCTTCAAACCTTTTTTCATCGGCAAATTCTTCACGATCTTCAAAGATCACTGTATAAAAATCTAATACTTTCCCCAGCTTAAAAAGTTCAACTCCAATATGGCCTCCACCTATAATCAATAGTCTTGGACTAGGTTTAAATACCTTAATATAAACCTTTGTTTCTCCTCCACACTGCATATCTAAATTTCCATGCTCATTTAACTGAAATAAAAACTCTCCATCCTCTTCAGCTTCTATACATGCTAAAGCTTTTTGTTTAATCTCATATTCTACTCTTCCTCCGCCAACGGTTCCAAAAATCCTTCCATCTTGCCAAACTGCCATCATGGCACCCTTTTTTCCTGGACTTGACCCTTTATTTTTCACGATAGAAGCAAGAGCTACTTGATCCCCTCTATATAAGCTTTCATAAATTTCTTTTAAAATCTTCTCACCCATTTTTGAACCTACCTTTTATTGTTTTTCATATAAAATATTGCTTCTAAAACTCCCCCTGCAATATTTCTCGCTTTATCAGAAATAGTATAACAATTATTATGTTCTGAAATTCTAGGATCTATATCTCCTATTTTAAGACCTTTCTTCACCATACTACCATTTCTAATGATTCCTCTTAAAAGTCCTGAAATAGTTGCTTTTATAGGAGTATTTCCTACATAAGCTATCAATTCATCTTTCTTTACAATATCTCCTATATCTTTCATATTGTCTATATTTCCATCACAAGGAGAATGAATGACTCTCTCCTTTGAATATCCTCCAATAAACCCTGGAATTCCTGTATTTTTCTTTGCTTCTCCTTTTAAAATCAATCTTCCTAAGTCATGTCCTCTAGCTGTTTCAATCACTACATCTACATCTTTCCCTGCTATGAATCCAGGACCTAAGGCTATAGTAATGTCTGCCATGTTCTTTGTTGTTCCCAAATTCTTTTTAGCGATAATAGCATCTACTACTATATTTGGCTTTACTTCTTTTATACATACTCCTTTTGGATCGATCATAAGAGGGATCCTTTTATTTTTCCATGCCTCTTTCACTTCATCTAAACTATGGACATGAACTGCTGTAATTCCCTCTATTTCTATTTTATCATCATAAATAGCTTCACTAAATGAAACCTTTCTTCGTATGGCTGTAGGATTTGGTACTTCTAAAACCAATACACGAAATCCGCACCTGTGCAGTTTATGAATTGTACCCGTAGCTAAATCTCCACCACCCCGTACAACAACCACCTCATCAAGAATCATCTTCTGCACCATCCCACCCTAATAATTTTTCATAATCTTCCTTTGTATCCACATCAAACAAGCTTTTTTCATCATCTATTTCTACAAAACGCACTTGATTCAAGCATTTATTGATAATGATTTTTCCTCCTGTATCTCCCTCTAACCCTAATAAATCTTCCTTGAATTTTTTAGGAAATACTACAGGACTTCCTC is part of the Crassaminicella profunda genome and encodes:
- a CDS encoding XdhC family protein, translated to MGEKILKEIYESLYRGDQVALASIVKNKGSSPGKKGAMMAVWQDGRIFGTVGGGRVEYEIKQKALACIEAEEDGEFLFQLNEHGNLDMQCGGETKVYIKVFKPSPRLLIIGGGHIGVELFKLGKVLDFYTVIFEDREEFADEKRFEGADEIIIGKYAENLSKYPINENTYIVIVTRGHSCDTEALREVVNRKAKYIGMIGSKKKTEYVMKSLINEGISKEELKKVYAPIGLNISSGDPNEIAFGIMSEILLLKNKGSLEHMKDVRKVSF
- a CDS encoding MogA/MoaB family molybdenum cofactor biosynthesis protein gives rise to the protein MHKVGIITASDQGYKGERIDESGTLMKKILEEKGYRVEKYIILPDEQNLLENEMIHMSDELKVNLILTTGGTGFSKRDVTPEATKKVIEREANGIAEAIRYYSLQITPRAMLSRGVSGIRGETLIINLPGSPKAVKEIVAYILESVHHGLEILLGETSECAAKK
- the yqeB gene encoding selenium-dependent molybdenum cofactor biosynthesis protein YqeB, whose protein sequence is MVQKMILDEVVVVRGGGDLATGTIHKLHRCGFRVLVLEVPNPTAIRRKVSFSEAIYDDKIEIEGITAVHVHSLDEVKEAWKNKRIPLMIDPKGVCIKEVKPNIVVDAIIAKKNLGTTKNMADITIALGPGFIAGKDVDVVIETARGHDLGRLILKGEAKKNTGIPGFIGGYSKERVIHSPCDGNIDNMKDIGDIVKKDELIAYVGNTPIKATISGLLRGIIRNGSMVKKGLKIGDIDPRISEHNNCYTISDKARNIAGGVLEAIFYMKNNKR